One window of Triticum dicoccoides isolate Atlit2015 ecotype Zavitan chromosome 5A, WEW_v2.0, whole genome shotgun sequence genomic DNA carries:
- the LOC119296818 gene encoding uncharacterized protein LOC119296818 — MAPPAAGETPPPEAAESSANTEESRFLAALSEPELDLLISLKMLAVKRAVTAGRPHLADGFDLRTLRALGVVLLEDLFKARLEETSADASVLDRLALSRGCVADAGGGSSSDSEVFRRRGKDEPEPNSVKRKQKQRRDGRHGETVQSKKKRKLSERR; from the exons ATGGCGCCCCCCGCCGCCGGCGAAACCCCACCCCCGGAGGCTGCGGAGAGCAGCGCCAACACCGAGGAGTCGCGGTTTCTCGCGGCCCTCTCCGAGCCAGAGCTC GATCTCCTCATCAGCCTGAAGATGCTGGCCGTGAAGCGGGCGGTGACGGCCGGCCGCCCCCACCTCGCCGACGGGTTCGATCTGCGCACGCTGCGTGCCCTCG GTGTTGTTTTGCTGGAAGATTTGTTCAAAGCACGGTTAGAAGAAACCTCGGCCGACGCATCCGTTCTTGATAGACTCGCGCTGTCGAGGGGCTGTGTCGCGGATGCCGGCGGCGGTAGTAGTAGTGATTCTGAGGTGTTCAGGCGGCGCGGCAAAGATGAGCCAGAGCCGAATAGCGTCAAGAGAAAACAAAAGCAGAGGCGGGATGG GCGCCATGGAGAGACCGTGCAAAGCAAGAAGAAAAGAAAACTGAGTGAGAGGCGATAA
- the LOC119298803 gene encoding histone H2B.1-like, protein MAPKAAEKKPAAKKPAEEEATTEKAEKAPAGKKPKAEKRLPAAGKGKASGKEGGGDKKSRKKGKKSVETYKIYIFKVLKQVHPDIGISSKAMSIMNSFINDIFEKLAGEAAKLARYNKKPTITSREIQTSVRLVLPGELAKHAVSEGTKAVTKFTSS, encoded by the coding sequence ATGGCCCCCAAGGCGGCGGAGAAGAAGCCGGCGGCGAAGAAGCCCGCGGAGGAGGAGGCGACGACGGAGAAGGCCGAGAAGGCGCcggccgggaagaagcccaaggccgagaagcggctgccggcggcgggCAAGGGCAAGGCCTCCGGCAAGGAGGGCGGCGGCGACAAGAAGTCcaggaagaagggcaagaagagcgtggagacgtacaagatctacatcttcaaggtgctgaagcaggtgcacCCCGACATCGGCATCTCCTCAAAGGCCATGTCcatcatgaactccttcatcaacgACATCTTCGAGAAGCTCGCCGGCGAGGCCGCCAAGCTCGCCCGCTACAACAAGAAGCCCACCATCACGTCACGGGAGATCCAGACCTCCGTCCGCCTCGTTCTCCCCGGCGAGCTCGCCAAGCACGCCGTCTCCGAGGGCACCAAGGCCGTCACCAAGTTCACCTCCTCTTAG
- the LOC119298801 gene encoding enolase-like has protein sequence MAATIQSVKARQIFDSRGNPTVEVDVCCSDGTFARAAVPSGASTGVYEALELRDGGSDYLGKGVSKAVNNVNSIIAPALVGKDPTAQTELDNFMVQQLDGTKNEWGWCKQKLGANAILAVSLAVCKAGASVKKIPLYQHIANLAGNKQLVLPVPAFNVINGGSHAGNKLAMQEFMILPTGAASFKEAMKMGVEVYHNLKSVIKKKYGQDATNVGDEGGFAPNIQENKEGLELLKTAIEKAGYTGKVVIGMDVAASEFYNDKDKTYDLNFKEENNDGSQKISGDSLKNVYKSFVSEYPIVSIEDPFDQDDWVHYAKMTEECGVEVQIVGDDLLVTNPTRVAKAIQEKSCNALLLKVNQIGSVTESIEAVKMSKHAGWGVMTSHRSGETEDTFIADLAVGLSTGQIKTGAPCRSERLAKYNQLLRIEEELGDAAVYAGLKFRAPVEPY, from the exons ATGGCCGCCACGATCCAGTCCGTCAAGGCCCGCCAGATCTTCGACAGCCGCGGCAACCCCACCGTCGAG GTTGATGTGTGCTGCTCAGATGGAACCTTCGCCAGGGCCGCTGTTCCCAGCGGTGCATCAACTG GTGTCTATGAAGCTTTGGAGCTGAGGGACGGTGGATCTGACTACTTGGGCAAGGGTGTTTCCAAG GCTGTTAACAATGTGAACTCCATTATTGCACCTGCTTTGGTCGGCAAG GACCCTACCGCTCAAACTGAGCTCGACAACTTTATGGTTCAGCAGCTTGATGGAACCAAGAATGAGTGGGGTTGGTGCAAGCAAAAG CTTGGTGCTAATGCAATCCTGGCTGTGTCACTAGCTGTTTGCAAAGCTGGAGCCAGCGTCAAGAAGATTCCACTGTACCAG CACATTGCCAACCTTGCTGGCAACAAGCAATTGGTTTTGCCTGTTCCTGCATTCAATGTCATCAATGGTGGATCCCATGCTGGAAACAAGCTTGCCATGCAG GAGTTCATGATCCTTCCTACTGGAGCTGCCTCATTCAAGGAGGCAATGAAGATGGGTGTTGAGGTGTACCACAACTTGAAG TCTGTTATCAAGAAGAAGTATGGCCAGGATGCCACCAATGTTGGAGATGAAGGTGGTTTTGCTCCTAACATTCAG GAGAACAAGGAGGGCCTTGAGCTCTTGAAGACCGCAATTGAGAAGGCTGGATACACCGGCAAG GTTGTCATTGGAATGGATGTTGCTGCTTCAGAGTTCTACAATGACAAGGACAAAACCTATGACCTCAACTTCAAGGAAGAG AACAACGATGGTTCCCAGAAGATATCTGGAGATAGCCTGAAGAACGTATACAAGTCATTCGTGAGCGAGTACCCCATTGTGTCGATTGAGGACCCATTTGACCAGGATGACTGGGTGCACTATGCTAAGATGACTGAGGAATGTGGAGTGGAAGTTCAGATTGTTGGTGATGACCTTCTAGTCACCAACCCAACT AGAGTTGCAAAGGCAATCCAGGAGAAGTCATGCAATGCTCTTCTGCTGAAG GTTAACCAAATTGGATCCGTCACTGAGAGTATCGAGGCCGTGAAGATGTCAAAACACGCTGGCTGGGGTGTCATGACCAGCCACAGGAG TGGTGAGACCGAGGACACATTCATTGCTGATTTGGCTGTTGGTTTGTCCACG GGTCAGATTAAGACCGGGGCTCCCTGTCGCTCGGAGCGTCTTGCCAAGTACAACCAG CTTCTGAGGATCGAGGAGGAGCTGGGCGATGCCGCTGTGTACGCCGGCCTCAAGTTCCGCGCACCGGTGGAGCCCTACTAA
- the LOC119298802 gene encoding malate dehydrogenase, glyoxysomal, translating to MEQGADSAAARRMARVASHLRPPTSQMEEVAILKGSDCRAKGAAPGFKVAVLGASGGIGQPLSLLMKMNPLVSVLHLYDVVNTPGVTADISHMNTGAVVRGFLGQSQLESALTGMDLVIIPAGIPRKPGMTRDDLFNINAGIVRTLCEGIAKCCPNAIVNVISNPVNSTVPIAAEVFKKAGTYDPKRLLGVTTLDVVRANTFVGEVLGLDPRDVNVPVVGGHAGVTILPLLSQVNPPCSFTSEEISYLTSRIQNGGTEVVEAKAGAGSATLSMAYAAAKFADACLRGLRGDAGIVECSYIACQVTELPFFASKVRLGRSGVEEVLPLGPLNEFERAGLEKAKGELAESIHKGVAFANK from the exons ATGGAGCAAGGCGCCGACTCCGCGGCGGCGAGGCGGATGGCCAGGGTCGCCTCCCACCTCCGCCCGCCCACCTCGCAG atggaggaggtggCCATCTTGAAGGGCTCTGATTGCCGTGCAAAAGGTGCGGCACCAGGGTTCAAGGTCGCAGTCCTGGGTGCATCTGGTGGGATTGGCCAGCCGCTCTCGCTGCTCATGAAGATGAACCCTCTTGTTTCGGTGCTCCATTTATATGATGTTGTCAACACACCTGGTGTCACAGCTGACATTAGCCACATGAACACCGGTGCTGTG GTGCGTGGCTTCTTGGGTCAGTCACAATTGGAAAGTGCTCTTACTGGAATGGATCTTGTGATCATTCCTGCTGGCATTCCTCGGAAACCTGGGATGACAAGGGATGATTTGTTCAACATCAATGCTGGGATTGTTCGGACTCTTTGTGAGGGAATTGCAAAATGCTGCCCAAATGCGATTGTGAATGTGATCAGTAACCCTGTAAATTCTACCGTTCCGATCGCTGCTGAAGTATTTAAAAAAGCTGGAACATATGATCCTAAGCGCCTATTGGGGGTGACAACACTTGATGTAGTGAGAGCCAATACCTTTGTG GGAGAGGTTCTTGGACTTGACCCCAGAGATGTCAATGTTCCTGTTGTTGGTGGGCATGCAGGAGTTACGATATTACCACTCCTTTCACAG GTGAATCCTCCCTGCTCGTTTACCTCAGAAGAAATTAGTTATCTCACTTCTCGCATACAGAATGGTGGGACAGAAGTAGTTGAG GCCAAAGCAGGGGCAGGATCCGCGACGCTTTCCATG GCCTACGCAGCAGCCAAATTCGCGGACGCGTGCCTGAGAGGGCTGCGCGGCGACGCCGGGATAGTGGAGTGCTCTTACATAGCCTGTCAG GTGACGGAGCTGCCCTTCTTCGCGTCCAAGGTGCGGCTGGGCCGGTCGGGCGTCGAGGAGGTCCTGCCGCTCGGCCCGCTGAACGAGTTTGAGAG GGCGGGGCTGGAGAAGGCCAAGGGCGAGCTGGCCGAGAGCATCCACAAGGGCGTCGCCTTTGCCAACAAGTGA